A part of Paenibacillus donghaensis genomic DNA contains:
- a CDS encoding ABC transporter ATP-binding protein gives MSNNVIEISQVSKTYNRFAIKELDFTIRKGFITGLIGPNGAGKTTLIKMIMGMVYPDQGSIRIFGEENLLHAASIKDRIGYVSDENYYYEHLTVKQMKKITAPFYSQWNEELCQRYLDHFKLPEDKKIKELSKGMKMKFALAIALSHGAELLIMDEPTAGLDPVFRRELLDLLSEHIQDENKSILFSTHNTTDLGRIADYIVFVNDGKLVFDEMKDVLPEKYMLVKGGKELLDRDVRAWFTGLRETAHGFEGLVSNRAEGEKYFKSIAICETPTLEEIMYFTVKGSGTLHV, from the coding sequence ATGAGTAACAACGTGATCGAAATCAGTCAGGTGAGCAAGACCTATAATCGCTTTGCGATCAAAGAGCTGGATTTCACCATCCGCAAGGGGTTTATTACTGGCCTGATCGGGCCTAACGGTGCTGGCAAAACCACGCTGATCAAGATGATCATGGGCATGGTGTACCCGGACCAGGGCAGCATCCGCATTTTTGGCGAAGAGAACTTGCTGCATGCCGCTTCCATCAAAGACCGGATCGGCTATGTGTCGGACGAGAACTATTACTACGAGCACCTCACCGTGAAGCAGATGAAGAAAATAACCGCCCCCTTCTACAGCCAATGGAATGAAGAGCTGTGCCAGCGGTACCTGGATCACTTCAAGCTTCCGGAGGATAAGAAAATCAAGGAGCTGTCCAAGGGAATGAAGATGAAGTTCGCCCTGGCGATCGCCTTGTCCCACGGGGCCGAGCTGCTGATTATGGATGAACCGACGGCAGGGCTGGACCCGGTGTTCCGCAGAGAACTGCTGGATCTGCTCAGTGAACATATTCAGGATGAGAATAAATCGATTCTGTTCTCCACCCATAATACGACCGACCTGGGCCGGATTGCGGACTACATCGTTTTTGTGAATGATGGCAAGCTTGTGTTTGATGAGATGAAGGATGTGTTGCCGGAGAAATACATGCTGGTCAAAGGCGGCAAGGAGCTGCTGGACCGCGATGTGCGTGCCTGGTTCACAGGTCTGCGGGAGACGGCGCATGGCTTCGAGGGACTGGTGAGCAACCGGGCGGAAGGGGAGAAGTATTTCAAGAGCATTGCGATTTGCGAGACGCCTACGCTGGAGGAAATTATGTATTTTACCGTCAAGGGAAGTGGTACGCTGCATGTCTAA
- a CDS encoding alpha-glucosidase/alpha-galactosidase, giving the protein MPKITFIGAGSTVFAKNVLGDCMQTPALQGFELALFDIDLQRLNDSENMLNHIKASSGSTCQVKSYTDRKEALRGASYVINAIQVGGYDPSTIIDFEIPKKYGLRQTIADTAGIGGIFRNLRTIPVMLDFAAEMREVCPDALFLNYTNPMAVLTNVMNTYGGVQTVGLCHSVQQCIPGLFEHLGIDQTGVQAKIAGINHMAWLLEVTKNGEDLYPEIKRRAAEKQQEHHGDMVRYEMMLKFGYYITESSEHNAEYHPYFIKRHYPELIERFQIPLDEYPRRCVEQISNWQQMREELVGNKQLEHTRSHEYASYILEAMETNIPFKIGGNVMNTGLITNLPREACVEVPCLVDSSGVTPTFVGDLPPQCAALNRTNINTQLLTIEAAMTRKKDHIYHAAMLDPHTSAELSMDDIVSMCDELIAAHTATGFLQDVYK; this is encoded by the coding sequence ATGCCCAAAATTACATTTATCGGTGCGGGAAGTACCGTGTTCGCCAAAAATGTGCTGGGGGACTGTATGCAGACCCCCGCGCTTCAGGGCTTCGAGCTGGCCCTGTTCGACATCGACCTGCAGCGCCTGAACGATTCGGAGAATATGCTGAACCATATCAAAGCAAGCAGCGGCAGCACCTGCCAGGTGAAGTCCTATACCGACCGCAAGGAAGCACTGCGCGGAGCCAGCTATGTGATCAACGCTATTCAGGTCGGCGGTTATGATCCGTCTACGATTATAGATTTTGAGATTCCAAAGAAATACGGACTGCGCCAGACCATTGCCGATACTGCGGGTATCGGCGGGATCTTCCGCAATCTGCGCACGATTCCGGTCATGCTCGATTTCGCGGCCGAGATGCGCGAGGTCTGCCCGGATGCACTGTTCCTGAATTATACCAACCCGATGGCTGTACTGACGAATGTTATGAACACTTACGGCGGCGTGCAGACGGTAGGTCTGTGCCACAGTGTGCAGCAATGCATCCCCGGCCTGTTTGAGCATCTGGGTATCGACCAAACCGGTGTGCAGGCCAAGATCGCCGGGATCAACCATATGGCCTGGCTGCTAGAGGTCACTAAGAATGGAGAGGATCTCTATCCCGAAATTAAACGCCGGGCGGCGGAGAAGCAGCAGGAGCACCATGGGGATATGGTCCGCTACGAGATGATGCTCAAATTCGGCTATTACATTACTGAGTCCTCGGAGCATAATGCGGAATATCATCCGTATTTCATCAAGCGCCATTATCCCGAGCTGATTGAACGTTTCCAGATTCCGCTGGACGAGTATCCGCGCCGCTGTGTGGAGCAGATCAGCAACTGGCAGCAGATGCGCGAGGAGCTGGTGGGCAACAAGCAGCTGGAGCATACCCGCTCTCATGAATATGCCTCCTACATTCTGGAGGCGATGGAGACGAACATTCCGTTCAAAATCGGCGGCAATGTCATGAACACCGGCCTGATCACGAACCTGCCGCGGGAAGCCTGCGTCGAAGTCCCTTGCCTAGTAGACAGCAGCGGTGTTACGCCTACCTTCGTCGGTGATCTGCCGCCGCAGTGCGCGGCTCTGAACCGCACGAACATCAACACCCAGCTGCTGACGATCGAAGCGGCCATGACCCGCAAGAAGGACCATATCTATCATGCAGCCATGCTGGATCCGCATACCTCGGCTGAGCTGTCGATGGATGATATTGTCAGCATGTGCGACGAGCTGATCGCGGCTCATACGGCCACCGGATTCCTGCAGGACGTCTACAAGTAA
- a CDS encoding YjcZ family sporulation protein translates to MSECGVGGYGGGFTSTTSILVLFILLVIITKAFVI, encoded by the coding sequence ATGAGTGAATGTGGAGTCGGCGGATACGGCGGCGGGTTTACTTCTACCACAAGTATTCTGGTATTGTTCATCCTGCTGGTTATTATCACCAAGGCATTTGTGATCTAA
- a CDS encoding ribosomal protein L7/L12, translated as METTQIIAVAALILALLLMVKVFSLQGKVNELRSDVARLSSINGHPGMTKSAPAPLTVPLPYAYSSGAAVTNNADLDARLLSLISQGQKIKAIKEMREATNMSLKDAKDYVDGLAVRHGY; from the coding sequence GTGGAAACTACACAGATTATCGCCGTTGCCGCTCTGATTCTTGCCCTTCTACTAATGGTCAAGGTATTCAGTCTGCAGGGCAAAGTCAATGAGCTGCGCTCAGACGTTGCTCGGCTGAGCAGCATAAACGGCCATCCGGGAATGACGAAGTCTGCCCCTGCGCCACTTACCGTTCCGTTGCCTTATGCGTACAGTTCGGGGGCTGCTGTGACAAACAACGCTGATCTTGACGCACGATTGCTTTCGCTGATTTCGCAGGGGCAGAAGATTAAGGCTATTAAAGAGATGCGTGAAGCGACGAATATGTCGCTGAAGGATGCCAAGGATTATGTGGATGGGCTGGCGGTGCGTCATGGCTATTAA
- a CDS encoding YolD-like family protein: protein MRKKLEGNGLWESSRMMLIEHKDRILDDAQRQELRRRPELDPQALDELQHIFAQSMEEHSAITLTLFDPEGDRTARGIVMMVNVQHRQLKFRWSEDDWDWISIKDVMDAAP from the coding sequence ATGAGAAAGAAACTGGAAGGCAACGGTCTCTGGGAGAGCAGCCGGATGATGTTGATTGAGCACAAGGATCGGATTCTTGACGACGCACAGCGGCAGGAGCTGCGGCGCAGACCCGAGCTAGACCCTCAGGCGCTGGACGAGCTGCAGCACATCTTCGCCCAATCGATGGAGGAGCATAGCGCGATTACCTTGACGCTATTCGATCCGGAGGGAGACAGAACTGCCCGCGGCATCGTGATGATGGTCAATGTTCAGCACAGACAGCTTAAATTCAGGTGGTCAGAGGATGATTGGGACTGGATCAGCATCAAGGATGTGATGGATGCGGCCCCGTGA
- a CDS encoding ABC-2 transporter permease, whose product MSNVVRLIRKDCYLVRYFSCFAVAYNLFILYNLPESSGLDVMITCLLLLMFGCSIEVRQNNWQYVMSLPVTRTEIVRAKYLSLIPYLLFALLCSFVLSSVAGLLGIMEKSGYGNALILSIVLIPIGAALYLPVYFGMEYRKVMNTLFNVSTSLLIISAAKLDVDVLIAQELGYTGLPDTLLLAGAGVCDLLLLYASYRLSLVLFRS is encoded by the coding sequence ATGTCTAATGTGGTCCGGCTGATTCGGAAGGATTGTTATCTGGTCCGCTATTTCAGCTGCTTTGCGGTCGCGTACAACCTGTTTATCTTATACAATCTGCCGGAAAGCTCGGGTCTCGATGTTATGATCACTTGTCTGCTGCTGCTCATGTTCGGCTGTTCTATCGAGGTTCGTCAGAATAACTGGCAATATGTGATGAGTCTTCCGGTAACCCGCACGGAGATTGTCAGGGCTAAATACTTAAGTCTGATTCCGTATCTGCTGTTTGCACTGCTCTGTTCGTTCGTGCTCTCCAGTGTGGCTGGCCTTCTGGGCATCATGGAGAAAAGTGGTTACGGGAACGCTTTGATCCTAAGTATAGTGCTTATTCCTATCGGTGCTGCCCTGTATCTGCCCGTCTATTTCGGAATGGAGTACAGGAAAGTAATGAACACGCTGTTTAATGTTAGTACTAGTTTACTTATTATCAGCGCCGCCAAGCTGGACGTTGATGTTCTGATTGCCCAAGAATTGGGCTATACCGGACTCCCGGATACGTTGTTGTTGGCAGGTGCTGGTGTGTGTGATCTACTACTGCTCTATGCCTCTTACAGACTGTCATTAGTATTATTTAGAAGTTAA
- a CDS encoding YfbR-like 5'-deoxynucleotidase: MGIHKYFRSLNELERIIRCPGKFKFEEHSVAAHSWKVVQYAKTLADIEEKHGAQIDWKKLYNITSSHDYGEIFIGDIKTPVKHSSMQLRQLIQQVEEGMVNHFIEEHIPQEFKGTFYHQLREGKDDSLEGLILEVADKMDQVYEAFAELQRGNTEKEFVVMYRNALIKIKHIKLRSVDYFLEEILPDMVNEETLSSINIRQITEEALAL; encoded by the coding sequence ATGGGCATACACAAATATTTCAGATCACTGAACGAATTGGAGCGGATCATCCGCTGTCCGGGCAAATTTAAGTTTGAGGAGCACAGTGTCGCGGCGCATTCATGGAAGGTCGTCCAATATGCCAAAACGTTGGCCGATATTGAGGAGAAGCACGGCGCACAGATCGATTGGAAGAAGCTGTACAATATCACCAGCAGCCATGATTACGGCGAGATTTTTATCGGGGACATCAAGACACCCGTGAAGCATTCCTCCATGCAGCTGCGGCAGCTGATTCAGCAGGTAGAGGAAGGCATGGTCAACCATTTCATTGAAGAGCATATCCCGCAGGAGTTCAAGGGGACGTTCTACCACCAGCTGCGCGAAGGCAAGGATGACTCGCTGGAAGGGTTGATTCTTGAGGTTGCCGACAAAATGGACCAGGTCTACGAAGCATTCGCCGAGCTGCAACGCGGCAATACGGAGAAGGAATTTGTCGTGATGTACCGCAACGCGCTGATCAAAATCAAACATATCAAACTCCGCAGTGTTGATTATTTCCTCGAAGAGATTCTCCCCGACATGGTGAATGAAGAAACGCTCTCCTCCATTAATATCCGCCAGATCACCGAAGAAGCACTCGCACTTTAA
- a CDS encoding ABC-2 transporter permease, with translation MTSAVYLIRKDMILSKKFLLPILLYYLLMAYTNIDSFSLFTLLPSLLLLINACSIDGSEMNQRYLLSLPLRRQQIVAAKYVSTVPFALLGFLSVVVIFIAATVMGKELGAGFWRETGLTTAAFPLLAAIYLPLYYWLGSKGSQYVNIVFMVVIMASSSVFANLSTKLPLINSWSDLGTDRKWLLYLIFAVAYVLILGCSYLISLRIYRNKDV, from the coding sequence ATGACAAGCGCTGTCTACCTGATCCGCAAGGACATGATTTTATCCAAAAAATTTCTGCTGCCGATTCTGCTCTATTATCTGCTGATGGCTTATACGAATATCGATAGCTTCAGTCTATTCACCTTGCTGCCTTCCTTGCTGCTGCTGATCAATGCCTGCTCGATCGATGGCAGTGAGATGAACCAGCGGTATCTACTCAGTCTGCCCTTGCGCAGGCAACAGATTGTAGCCGCCAAATATGTCTCAACGGTTCCGTTTGCGCTGCTCGGCTTTCTTAGTGTTGTTGTCATTTTCATTGCAGCAACCGTGATGGGGAAAGAGCTGGGCGCTGGATTCTGGAGAGAAACTGGCCTTACGACTGCTGCGTTCCCGCTGCTTGCCGCTATTTATTTGCCGCTCTATTACTGGCTGGGCTCAAAAGGCTCACAGTATGTGAATATCGTGTTTATGGTGGTAATCATGGCCAGCTCCAGCGTGTTCGCTAACTTATCTACCAAGCTGCCTCTCATCAACAGCTGGTCTGATCTGGGCACGGACCGGAAATGGCTGCTGTACCTGATCTTTGCTGTGGCGTATGTGCTAATCCTAGGCTGCTCTTACCTGATCTCCCTGCGGATCTATCGGAACAAAGATGTTTGA
- a CDS encoding AraC family transcriptional regulator, translating into MNPEHYEFMVGFNPQPEERELTVLFSGEGRPIPGHKMGPSVHDYYLIHTVLTGEGHFQSGSLSQTCRAGDTFVIFPGSLFSYQADSSNPWHYAWVALQGEDVQQLFAEVGIIRGRPLQQAANVAELHHLYERIRLSFKQSAYPRLENLEASGWLRLLLCQLGLANAASLPEHSVLLPDVIELQIDQAIRWLSLQFHQQISIDQLASTLGYHRAHLSKVFKQRTGLSPKQYLLKVRMDKAQALLNGPLTIDQVATSVGYNDALYFSRHFRKWCGMSPSEFRSSLR; encoded by the coding sequence ATGAACCCTGAACATTATGAATTTATGGTGGGCTTCAATCCGCAACCTGAGGAACGTGAGCTGACCGTGCTGTTCAGCGGTGAAGGCAGACCGATTCCCGGTCACAAGATGGGCCCCTCTGTCCACGATTATTATCTGATCCATACCGTGCTGACCGGTGAAGGCCATTTCCAGAGTGGCAGCCTCTCGCAGACTTGCCGGGCCGGGGACACCTTCGTTATCTTTCCCGGCTCGCTGTTCAGCTACCAGGCCGATTCGTCCAATCCCTGGCATTATGCCTGGGTTGCCCTGCAAGGTGAAGACGTTCAGCAGCTGTTCGCCGAGGTTGGCATTATCCGTGGCCGTCCGCTGCAGCAAGCCGCCAATGTCGCCGAGCTGCACCACTTGTATGAACGCATCCGCTTGTCCTTCAAGCAGTCTGCTTATCCCCGGCTGGAGAATCTGGAGGCTTCCGGCTGGCTGCGCCTCTTACTCTGCCAGCTTGGCCTCGCCAATGCCGCAAGCCTGCCCGAGCATTCCGTGCTGCTGCCGGACGTGATCGAGCTGCAGATTGACCAGGCGATCCGCTGGCTCTCGCTGCAGTTCCACCAGCAGATTAGCATCGACCAGTTGGCCTCTACGCTGGGTTATCACCGGGCGCATCTATCCAAGGTCTTCAAGCAGCGGACCGGACTGTCCCCCAAGCAGTATCTGCTGAAGGTAAGAATGGACAAGGCGCAGGCGCTGCTTAACGGCCCGCTGACGATTGATCAGGTGGCTACTTCGGTCGGCTATAACGATGCTCTATATTTCTCCAGGCATTTCCGCAAATGGTGCGGGATGTCACCGAGCGAGTTCCGCAGCAGCCTGCGCTAG
- a CDS encoding response regulator yields the protein MNILIADDERVIREGIKRTIQQISPDHRVVVAASTEEAVRLMEEQQIQIVLTDILMPGMNGLEFMRISRRRYPYVKWVVISAHSEFAYAQEAVRLGARDYLLKPIGKSRLQELIADLTLEIEQDNQLSQAGARLKTSLKYLREGVFQRLARGLDVGNLDIGPFIADYSSFYLVMVQLNAVRQSVTLEHFIVENVLSELIEGHGCGVVVSYDRQSLLALLSLPEGAGIEPFRQEAQVHLKHYLKVPFQLLHSGLCFDFKTVPQVVNGLRETSAAQACEAGPHTGSGEKAINVALQYIKEHCYEDLSLEKIASVVFLNPAYFSQLFKQKTGQGYKEYVTTLRLAQAKLLLLHSRLKLADIAEQVGYQDMRHFTQMFRKRFKLTPTEYRQQHTISALPARGKEE from the coding sequence ATGAATATCTTGATAGCGGACGATGAGCGGGTGATCCGGGAAGGGATCAAGCGGACGATACAGCAGATCAGCCCGGATCACCGGGTAGTGGTGGCTGCCTCCACAGAAGAGGCTGTGCGCCTTATGGAGGAGCAGCAGATCCAGATTGTGCTGACGGATATTCTGATGCCAGGCATGAACGGCCTGGAATTCATGCGCATTTCAAGGCGGCGTTATCCGTACGTCAAATGGGTGGTGATCTCTGCACACAGCGAATTTGCCTATGCGCAGGAGGCGGTCCGTCTGGGCGCGAGGGATTATCTGCTGAAGCCGATCGGCAAAAGCCGGCTGCAGGAGCTGATTGCAGACCTGACCCTGGAAATTGAGCAGGATAACCAGCTCAGTCAGGCCGGGGCAAGGCTGAAGACCAGCCTGAAATATTTGCGCGAAGGCGTATTCCAGCGGCTTGCGCGAGGACTGGATGTCGGCAATCTGGATATTGGTCCGTTTATCGCGGATTACAGCAGCTTTTATCTGGTTATGGTTCAGCTGAATGCAGTTAGGCAGAGTGTGACGCTGGAGCATTTCATTGTCGAAAATGTGCTCTCCGAGCTGATTGAGGGCCATGGGTGCGGGGTTGTCGTCAGCTATGATCGGCAGAGCCTGCTGGCGCTGCTCAGCTTGCCGGAGGGGGCCGGAATTGAGCCCTTCCGGCAGGAAGCGCAGGTCCATCTCAAGCATTATCTGAAGGTGCCGTTCCAGCTGCTGCATTCTGGCCTCTGCTTCGACTTCAAGACTGTTCCGCAGGTCGTGAACGGGCTGAGGGAAACCTCGGCGGCACAGGCCTGCGAAGCGGGGCCTCATACAGGCAGCGGAGAGAAAGCGATTAACGTGGCATTACAGTATATCAAGGAGCATTGCTATGAGGACTTGTCTTTGGAGAAAATCGCGTCCGTAGTCTTTCTGAATCCGGCCTATTTCAGCCAGCTGTTTAAACAGAAGACCGGTCAGGGCTATAAGGAGTATGTCACTACGCTGCGGCTTGCACAGGCGAAGCTGCTGCTGCTCCATTCCAGGTTGAAGCTGGCCGATATCGCCGAGCAGGTTGGCTATCAGGATATGAGACATTTCACGCAGATGTTCCGCAAGCGGTTTAAGCTCACACCTACTGAATACCGCCAGCAGCATACGATCTCTGCCCTGCCGGCCAGAGGCAAGGAAGAATAA
- a CDS encoding GntR family transcriptional regulator → MNILISSTSGEPIYAQIVGQIRQLILQGELVSGTPLPSIRLLAKELQISVITTKRAYEELEREGLVNSIVGKGSFVSGADQEFIREQRLRIVESRMKEIIEESKLLGIDFAEITEMMKLLYEEEDKE, encoded by the coding sequence ATGAATATTTTGATATCAAGCACCTCGGGTGAACCAATCTATGCCCAGATAGTGGGCCAGATCCGCCAGCTGATTCTGCAGGGAGAGCTGGTCTCCGGTACACCGCTGCCTTCCATCCGGCTCTTGGCCAAAGAGCTGCAGATCAGCGTCATTACGACCAAGAGGGCTTACGAGGAGTTGGAACGGGAAGGGCTGGTGAATTCCATTGTCGGCAAGGGTTCGTTCGTGTCGGGTGCGGACCAGGAATTCATCCGCGAGCAGCGGCTGCGGATCGTGGAGAGCCGAATGAAGGAGATTATCGAGGAGAGCAAGCTGCTGGGCATTGATTTTGCCGAAATTACGGAAATGATGAAGCTGCTCTATGAAGAGGAGGACAAAGAATGA
- a CDS encoding chromate transporter, with translation MSMGIDPKSKAKFRTLLEVGLVSTKLGLTSFGGPVAHLGYFHVEYIQKRKWLDERSYADLVALCQFLPGPASSQVGIGIGLLRGGLLGGMVAWLGFTLPSVIALVLFALLLKGFELGNSGWIHGLKIVAVAIVAQAVWSMGQKLTPDRTRQTLAILAMVFTLVWQTAFSQVILIVLAGIVGLLLYRNKEVPLASELHVPIKRAVAAVCLILFAGLLFVLPILRQLTDYSWVALADSFYRSGSLVFGGGHVVLPLLEREVVPMGWISKQDFLAGYGATQAVPGPLFTFSAYLGTMIHGVWGAAVATVAIFLPAFLLIVGALPFWNSVRKSPVMQGALMGVNAAVVGILLAALYNPIWTSAILSTGDFVLAIVLFGMLIFWKLPPWVIVIVGALGGELFLK, from the coding sequence ATGTCTATGGGAATTGACCCCAAATCGAAAGCGAAATTCCGTACGCTGCTTGAGGTAGGGTTGGTCTCAACGAAGTTAGGACTCACCTCTTTCGGAGGGCCTGTTGCTCATCTTGGGTATTTTCATGTCGAATACATACAAAAAAGAAAGTGGCTGGACGAGCGCAGCTATGCTGATTTGGTTGCCCTGTGTCAGTTTTTACCAGGTCCAGCGAGCAGTCAGGTGGGGATAGGTATCGGCCTCCTGCGTGGTGGTTTACTCGGAGGTATGGTTGCCTGGCTCGGCTTCACACTTCCATCAGTGATCGCGCTCGTATTGTTTGCCTTGTTGTTGAAAGGATTTGAACTTGGAAATAGCGGTTGGATACATGGATTGAAGATCGTTGCTGTTGCCATTGTCGCACAGGCTGTTTGGAGTATGGGCCAGAAGCTAACACCGGATCGAACACGGCAAACGCTTGCTATTCTAGCCATGGTCTTTACACTCGTATGGCAGACTGCATTTAGTCAGGTTATCCTAATTGTGCTTGCTGGAATCGTCGGTTTGTTGCTTTATCGAAACAAGGAAGTTCCCCTAGCTTCGGAGTTGCACGTTCCCATCAAGCGTGCGGTAGCTGCAGTTTGTCTAATTCTATTTGCTGGCTTACTTTTCGTGCTGCCTATACTGCGCCAATTGACCGATTATTCCTGGGTTGCACTTGCCGATAGTTTTTACCGATCAGGTTCCCTTGTGTTTGGTGGAGGACATGTGGTGCTGCCTCTGCTTGAAAGGGAAGTCGTTCCTATGGGATGGATTAGCAAACAAGATTTTCTGGCCGGATACGGCGCGACTCAAGCTGTACCTGGTCCTTTATTTACATTTTCGGCATATCTGGGCACTATGATTCACGGAGTTTGGGGAGCTGCTGTAGCTACTGTAGCCATTTTCCTGCCTGCCTTCCTTCTGATTGTTGGAGCCTTGCCTTTCTGGAATAGTGTGCGTAAAAGCCCTGTTATGCAAGGTGCGCTAATGGGTGTGAATGCTGCGGTTGTGGGTATTCTTCTTGCGGCATTGTATAACCCGATTTGGACTTCTGCAATACTTTCTACGGGAGATTTTGTCCTTGCAATTGTCTTATTCGGTATGCTGATCTTTTGGAAATTGCCACCTTGGGTGATCGTAATTGTAGGAGCCCTTGGAGGAGAGCTTTTTTTAAAATGA
- a CDS encoding GrpB family protein, with product MARTQAIEVVPYNPEWAHEFTRIKEYLLPYVDDLILAVEHVGSTSVPGLDAKPIIDLDLVMASYDVLPEIIERLAKIGYVHEGNQGIEGREAFKRIQEDEFMKYHLFVCPQDGKGFVEHLALRDYLCSHEADRQAYAELKNRLAGQHRNDRDAYGAGKTAFIQAILEKARAGADTSWYRRKQ from the coding sequence GTGGCAAGAACACAAGCCATAGAAGTAGTACCCTATAACCCGGAATGGGCGCATGAATTCACTAGAATCAAAGAATACTTGCTGCCCTATGTGGACGATCTGATCCTTGCCGTTGAACATGTCGGCAGCACCTCTGTCCCAGGGCTCGATGCCAAGCCCATTATAGATCTGGATCTGGTAATGGCAAGTTATGATGTGCTGCCGGAAATCATCGAGCGGCTGGCGAAGATCGGGTATGTGCACGAGGGGAACCAGGGAATCGAAGGCAGGGAGGCATTCAAGCGGATACAGGAAGACGAATTCATGAAATATCACTTGTTCGTCTGCCCACAGGACGGCAAAGGGTTCGTGGAGCACCTTGCTCTGCGTGACTATTTGTGTTCCCATGAGGCGGACCGTCAAGCTTACGCTGAACTTAAGAACAGGCTCGCCGGGCAGCACCGCAACGATAGGGATGCTTACGGCGCTGGCAAAACGGCTTTTATACAAGCTATTCTAGAGAAAGCACGTGCAGGTGCGGATACATCCTGGTACAGGCGTAAACAGTAA